A single genomic interval of Streptomyces graminofaciens harbors:
- a CDS encoding DUF6213 family protein, with protein MNREVTLPLIVDDRGTLQVTAADVSKLLRTVGGRWLHLVEAGTDGLDEDTVAALTIELAKLADRIDVACIAHSSGGAP; from the coding sequence GTGAACCGCGAAGTGACTCTCCCTCTGATCGTCGACGACCGCGGGACCTTGCAGGTGACCGCGGCCGATGTGAGCAAACTGCTGCGAACCGTGGGCGGGCGGTGGCTGCACCTGGTCGAGGCCGGGACGGACGGGCTGGACGAGGACACGGTGGCGGCGCTGACGATCGAACTGGCGAAGCTGGCCGACCGGATCGACGTGGCGTGCATCGCGCACAGCAGCGGAGGCGCGCCGTAA